Genomic window (Syngnathoides biaculeatus isolate LvHL_M chromosome 6, ASM1980259v1, whole genome shotgun sequence):
TATTCACTAATGGAACTCGATGTACAGGGGATGCTGTATTTGTTTCAAAAACGTCACTTACTTCATTAAAGGTGTTGGTGCCAAACCCCTTCAGAGGCCCAGAATCCTAGCTGGACCTCAGAACATGACCGTTTCTCTTCACCAAACTGTGGTGTTAGAGTGCTTCGCCAACGGAAATCCCTGGCCCATCATCTCATGGAGCCGTGCTGATAATAAACCCATTGATGTGTACAAAGCCAAAGTGTTGGGCAACGGGAACCTGGTTATTAAGGATGTCAACTCCAAGCACAGTGGAGTCTACCTCTGCAGAGCCACCACTCCTGGAACCCGCAATTACACCATAGCTGCCGCCAACCTCACTGTCCTAAGTACACTCGGTTATATTATGATGATGTTTTTTGAATCTCTTAGAGAAAAAGGATGCAAGATTTATGTGTATCTGTGTGTTGTAAATCACTCTTGCAGTACCACCGTCTATTGTTGAGAAGCCTGAAAGCCAGACCCGTCCAAGAGCCGGCACTGCTCGGTTTATGTGTCAAGCCGAAGGAATTCCCCCACCTCACATTAACTGGTTGAAGAATGGTGTAGAGGTTCATTTGAATGGACGGATTAAGATGTACAACAGGTATTGAATAGAGATTTCTTAtgtgaattcttttaaattgcCTCATGGCAGTAtattgatttgtgtttttttccccacagtaaATTGGTGATTACCCAAATTATCCCAGAGGACGATGCCATCTATCAGTGCATAGCAGAGAGTGAGCAGGGCTCTGTGCTGTCTTTGGCTCGCCTCATTGTTGTCATGTCAGAGGATCGGCCCAGTGCTCCCAGGAACATCCACGCCGAGACTATCTCAAGTTCAGCCATCTTGCTGGCGTGGGAGAGACCGCTCTACAATGCAGACAGAGTCATAGCCTACTCCATTCATTACATGAAGGCTGAAGGTGAGACCATGGGTGTGTTTCTTTACCTGGGAGACATGTTGATTAGTGTCTTATGTGATCCTGTCCTTGACAACAATCTGTTGCTGGACACTTCTTTGGCTACAGCATTCTGGTACAAGAGCAGCTCAAAGATTCTGCCTTTACAGGAATAATTATTCTGTAGTTTGCTTTGACTGCATATTCATGTTATAAATATTACCTTATTTAGCTAaatgaatatatgtgcatgaatgagaggggtggagggggaagagtgaggctccagggagaagagatagcgagggtggatgacttcatatacttggggtcaacaatccagagcaatgctgagtgtggtaaggaagtgaagaaatgggtccaagcaggttggaacagctggcggaaggtgtctggtgtgttatgtgacagaagagtctccgctaggatgaagggcaaagtttttaaaacagtggtgaggtcggtgtgacggtctgagcgctcccggtgctgaaaagtctccttgtgattaatgcgcatgcgtgtatattttgtaaactttcggCGAGTCTGAAACATCTCCATCCATGCTTGAACATGTGCCaatcgacaacttgtcgccgaatgttcatgtttgctatggacggctcagaaagacaaacacagcgaacgtacataaatgtgtatatccttttatcaacttttgttttaaagttaggttagggttaggttataacgtatgttagctccctctatgtagaagaaggggaactatgagacaaGGGGGGTTTCCTAGCAAgcatctgctacgtacccagagttcccctgttagtaacgcatgctcATTAagcacaaggagacttttcagcacggggcaACGCTcaagaccgtcacaccggccatgatgtacggattagagacagtgggactgaagagacaacagttagaagaactggaggtggcagaaatgaagatgttgaggttctcgctgggagtgagcaggttggataggattagaaattagctcattagaaggagagccaaagttggatgttttggagacaaggtgtgAGAGacaggtttggacatgtccagaggcgagagagtgagcatattaggagaagggtgctgaggatggagctgccaggctaaagagcgagaggaagagcaaagaaaaggttgatggatgttgtgagggacgacatgagggcagttggtgtttgtgaagaagatgtaggagataggctaagatggcaaaagatgaaacgctgtggcgacccctaacgggacaagccgaaaggaaaagaagaagatttagcTAAACAAAAGGGAATCAAAATCAGAAACACCCAAGACAATTATGAAGATGtaaaaatatcacaattttTTGTGATTGTTTGCATCAAGAAtaacattctatttttttttttggtccatcaAATGCttggtgtttacatttttacacttgAGAAACCTAACCTGCTCTCCGATTCACCGCACGTCAGGTCTGAACAACGAGGAATACCAAGTGGTTATCGGCAACGACACAACCAGTTACATTATCGATGACCTCGAGCCGGCTAGGAATTACAGCTTCTACATCGTGGCTTACATGCCAATGGGAGCTAGTCGGATGTCCGATCAAGTCAGCCAACACACCTTGGAGGATGGTaacctttcacactcacaaCATTCTTTGCAATAAATCACTCTGACAGTTAAGTTAAGGTGATTATAAATCCTGCGTGTACACAGCATGTCTAGAGTGGGAATAGGGGGAAGGGAGTTTGTCATTTACCATTGTAGTAATCTTTTTCTAGTTTTAATCTGGTAGATTCTGTATTAATCCAAAAAACGAAATGTTCAGCCCTATACCGATGTGTTGATACCTTTGTGTTACGTGTGTATTTCTCAGTGCCTCTCCGTACACCAGAGCTAAGGTTGATCAGCCACAACTCAACAGACATCCATGTGAGCTGGCAGCAGCTCCCCTCAAAAGTGAGCCGCGGTCGGGTGTCTGCGTACAGGCTGTCTTATCGCACAGCTGCAGACAACACAGTCACCTCTATGGAGCTGCCTCAGAACAGTACGGAGTATCTCCTGGAGGGCCTCCAGCCAGACACCATCTACCTGCTCCGCATGGCTGCAGCGACCCGCATGGGCTGGTGTGAGCCCTCAGCATGGACATCCCACCGCACACCGAAGACATCTAGTCGCAAAGGTAAACAAGcagaaaatgggggaaaaaaataacaggaaGTTGTGTTTTATATGTTCTGTGTCAATACAgcaaatactacaaaaaaattaaacaatagcATGGTGTTCCAGTGGTGGCTTTTTCTGGGGGGTGGCGGTGGGGGTGGGAATTTGGGAGGTGCTTCTTGACCGCCATCTTGTGTCTAGAGTTTGTTCTTGTAGGATTGTCCTGTAGCTTTTGTGTTGGGTACTCAAGAACCCTTGCCCTCCGCTGTCAGTGATGTAAGAGCAGCCTCAGTCACGGGTCATAAAGAGAGGGCCTCGGGCTTCTGTGTGGGGGACAACCTGCTGTCTTTTGCCGAGGTTGTTTTTTCCATTATGGCCTAAACGTTTGTATTGATGAGGTGCCCAACAGGCGAAAGTGCCAAAGCTAATATTAAATTATCGGCTACTTGACGCTACTTTGGTTTCTCGTGTTTCTTCCAGAGTACCTTTGTTACATCTTCAATAGTTTGTGATAATGTTGCATTGCATCCATTGTCTGTAGTCTGAGCATCCTGCTGTTTTGATGTGTGACTCAAAGCTTTAGTACTCTTTGTTATATTCCAAGAGTGAATGTGTATTGATCTCGTGACTCCTGTCTGTGCACTTTCAGTGCCCTCAGCGCCTATTCTTCAAGTTGAGCCGCTTAACTGCACCTCCATTGTGGTGCGGTGGCAAACTGCCCCGGAGACAGAGGCCGTCCTCGGCTATCGCCTGTGTTACCACGAGGAAAACCAGCCAGAACAGCCTGTCATCCAGCTGCAGGCTCAGACCTACACCTACACCATCGATGGCCTTGGTGAgagtggatgatgatgatgatgatgatgataatgataacATTAGCATACATCTGTGGTGTGCTTTATTCACCGTCAGTGGGCCGTTGGGCGCCGCATTCCCATTTGCATCCTCAACCCAGATCAATGTGCGCTGACCTCTCCAGTTTGCTTGCAGTATTGAGTGGGACCAGGGTCCCAGGTTAGAGGTCAGGGTCCAGATGTCCCTCCCACCACCGTTTCCCTTGGAGTGACTTGCATAATTACCCCCAGCCATTGTGCTATGTTCAGGGGCCAGACCTGTCTTACCAGATTCTGGCCGCCTCTCCCTTTTAGCTGgaccccgacacacacacacaacagaccCTCGGGATTAGTCAGAACTGGACAGGACCACTGACCTTTTGCCATGAGACAGCAGTCTTGAATTGGTACCCTGCTCCCGCTGGTTGTCTGTGCTGTCCATGTAAATAACCTCCAATAATCAATATGCAACAAAGCTGAGTCATActgatttaaatatatttcagcTTTCTGTGAGTCACCCAGCAAAATTGTTTGATTCCTCTTTACTATTTTGTATGCTAAAATAGAAAacccatatactgtatttatcccttttttaaattcaaacagGCTCCAAACTTAAACTCTTTGCTTATattatatatggtatatataaTAATAGTGCATAACTTGGTCTTCAGTCATGTTTGCTTGAAGTTGATGGCTGTAACAAGGACAGGAGGGGGAGTGTGAGAGTAGAAACAAAAGGGGCCTCTCTCCCATCTTAGAGTCCTGTCCGTCTGTTCTATCTTCGCCCGACCCGGTGACCCaagtcaagcccccccccccccccccccccccccgggtccCATGGGCCTTGGCTCTCAGCAGCTGAAGGTTGCCCCGTGGCCCAGCCCCCACAACAGACCTGGACACCCGCCTTCCATGGTCAATACCCATAAGATGACCTTTCACACTGGAGACATAAAACTAATCTTAACCCTCCCTAAATGTCCTGATTTAGGAGCTGAGGTGAGGGTCGCTATTTAGGTTAAAGCACACATTGTGTAATTTCATGTTGAAAAGTAATCGTTTTGATGTCTTTAagtttgtacttttatgtaCAAAGCGTCGTCTAAAGATGCTTAGCTGTGTTTGATTGATTGGAATGAATGtatactttttacatgtatgtatatagctttcattgtatttatttctttatctgtattgatccattttatttttatttttgtatttatatttatattttgggcagcatggtgaatcagctggtaaagcgttggcctcacagttctgaggttctgggttctgggttcaatcccagacccgcctgtgtggagtttgcatgttctccccatgcctgtgtgggtttcctcccacatcccaaaaatatgcaacattaatgggagactctaaattgcccctaggtgtgattgtgagtgggactgtttgtctctatgtgccctgcgattggctggcaacctgttcagggtataccccgcctcctgctcgttgacagctgggataggcaccagcactccccgcgaccctcgtgaggataagcggtgaacaaaatgcatggatggatggatggatggacggatatttatattttgattcTCAAATGTtgccaaattttattttgatcatAGCAACATATTTTATGGGGTTGTTTTCTCATTCTCTTGTCACATGATAATGATATTGATAATTAGAGGATGGGGTGACAGAGGGGAGTATGCTTTGTCCATGCACTGGGGGCTGTCCAGTCATGACCCCCTAGTGTTATTCATAATACAATGTCTTTGTctgccatttttgaaaaatgtgctgcTTTATTTGTCTGCCTTCACTTTTGGTGATTCATTGATAATCCTCCGAGCTAAATGGATGAAGGATATGTCTTCCAGACCCTCGGAGAAGATACCGTATCAAGATCTTGGCTCTTAGTCAAGCTGGAGACGGCTATGAGACAGACCAAGCCATCAGTACTCCTGGATGTGTCTGTAAGTATGTCTCTGCTTTGGAAACAGACTTGTTTATATTTATACttgtgttatttccttgacCTTATACAGCTGCTAGGGACCAAATGGCAGCAACCCCTCCATCTCCAGATCATGTGATTGTCTCAGCCAGCAATTCATCTGAAGTGTCCTTACGTTGGAACAGTCCCACTTTCCCCTCTAGGAAGGCAATCAGCTATACTGTTCGCTACATGATTGTGGGCACCCACAATGCCTCAGCTGTACGCTACCTCCAAACGTAAGCTATCATTCCAGAATACAATCTTTTGCAGGAGCAGATCAAATAATTAgttaatatacatttttgtgcACTGTGGTGTGCTATTTTCTGCATTTGCTGAATATAATGAATTCTGCTTTTTGGGTGacaaagtagttttttttccacagtaccAAAGAGAATGTGACAGTGCAAAATTTAGATCCAAACACTCGCTATGAGTTTGTGGTGCGTCTTCATGTGGATCAGATGTCGAGCCCTTGGAGCCATGTGGTTTACCATCGCACACAACCAGCAGGTGATCAAATCCTCAGCCATATTCATTGtacattgttgattttttttttatgtgcattaCACATCTAATCCTATCTACTTCTCCATAGATATATTATGTCAACTTCTTGTTTTGTGTAAAATGTTCATTATGGCTTCATCCCGTAGCTCCCAGACGACCGCCGACAAGCGTGAGAGTAACTTTGATCGAGGATGACACAGTGTTGGTATCCTGGAAGGAACCTTCTGAGCCCAATGTTGTGGTCACACACTACACCATACTCTATGCTTCCCAAACATCCTGGAGGGCCGGAAGCTGGCAAATAATTCAAAGAGAGGGTGAGCGGTACactaaacaaaaaagaacaaaagttcTTAATGGCATTAAAAATCATGTATGTGGCACGGTAGAGACTGCTTAGAGCGTCTctctcacacttctgaggaccgtggttcaaatcttggcctcgtctgtgtggattttgcttgttctccccttgcctgtgtgggttttcttcgggcactccggtttcctccaacatctcaaaaacatgcattcatcttcttcttcttttcctttcagcttgtcccgttaggggtcgccacagcgtgccatcttttggCATCTTAGCCTatgtcctgcatcttcctctctaaccccaactgccctcatgtcttccctcaccacatccatcaaccttctctttggtcttcctctcgctcttttgcctgggagctccatcctcagcatccttctaccaatatactcactctgtcgcctctgaacatgtccaaaccatcgaagtctgcactctcgaatcttgtctccaaaacatccaacttggctgtctctctattgagctcatttctaatcttatccaacctgctcactccgaacgagaacctcagcaccttcatttcggctacctccagttctgcttcctgttgtttcttcag
Coding sequences:
- the LOC133502512 gene encoding protogenin B-like, with the protein product MRVPYSEMAKFKMKMLLLSVFFLHSPNVFCFSELSFITEPSDVTVLPKDPAVLDCQAHGQPPVTIKWLKNGVRLAESEHMQLLPNGSLYIPKIKHTKEDSDEGFYQCLSKNKFGAILSQRSRLTIASISEFLLHPLPMEVTEGSVARFSCAVTSRPPATITWEFNQSPLPLQTDRLTVLPNGVLQIHNVQLKDAGQYRCVATNIGSQQKSREAKLTVSQGVGAKPLQRPRILAGPQNMTVSLHQTVVLECFANGNPWPIISWSRADNKPIDVYKAKVLGNGNLVIKDVNSKHSGVYLCRATTPGTRNYTIAAANLTVLIPPSIVEKPESQTRPRAGTARFMCQAEGIPPPHINWLKNGVEVHLNGRIKMYNSKLVITQIIPEDDAIYQCIAESEQGSVLSLARLIVVMSEDRPSAPRNIHAETISSSAILLAWERPLYNADRVIAYSIHYMKAEGLNNEEYQVVIGNDTTSYIIDDLEPARNYSFYIVAYMPMGASRMSDQVSQHTLEDVPLRTPELRLISHNSTDIHVSWQQLPSKVSRGRVSAYRLSYRTAADNTVTSMELPQNSTEYLLEGLQPDTIYLLRMAAATRMGWCEPSAWTSHRTPKTSSRKVPSAPILQVEPLNCTSIVVRWQTAPETEAVLGYRLCYHEENQPEQPVIQLQAQTYTYTIDGLDPRRRYRIKILALSQAGDGYETDQAISTPGCVSARDQMAATPPSPDHVIVSASNSSEVSLRWNSPTFPSRKAISYTVRYMIVGTHNASAVRYLQTTKENVTVQNLDPNTRYEFVVRLHVDQMSSPWSHVVYHRTQPAAPRRPPTSVRVTLIEDDTVLVSWKEPSEPNVVVTHYTILYASQTSWRAGSWQIIQREGSHTMALLEKLQPGNVYLVKISASNQVGDGPFSDVVELDMKRGNVQRNKNTWPSDSFQHTAVFSDGIYHIDQRSMTGIIVGVSIALACIVICALILISKGRPRKSSSHKVVALPPGGGLPLPHERHVENSEALVPMSPNFINTKDDSHMVINTTCPFMSKNPSKKWLLFNKDVATPTEIDVEGRVCFYETGKTVLRYEEHLGSAPLPGSSREIIFGPFHVESSQSSEGSQETGDSGHYSNEESNEEISNPSSIQNFRPLSFKPPNDAAVGETRLSSRAENEKRVCYHLSAHEAARPCCTSGGS